The DNA window ttgaattataagaggATAAAACGAGCGAATTACGGGCTGAGTagacatggtagacaaaggcggcgcaactcaccatCTGACGCGGGCGCTTATCCGCGTGAACGCCCGGCCGCCCGAACGGGGATGCCCCGGCCGCCCGAATCGGGATGCTTTGGGGGTGCGATGGACCCCAGCCCTAGGTTCGCACCTCCGCATCTTAAGCCCCGGGCGGGCAACTAgtccgccgctgattccgcccaaGGCATAtctcctcaacagtggagagggtacGGCCTTCTGTCCGATCTAGTCAGCGCTATGAGGGTCCCCCCTTCCCACTGTTAATTGATaggaaacctaacctaacctaacccttaACTTTTCTAATCGTTtacattcaatttattatttgctaaACAGCTGTTTTGTATGACTTGAACACTgctttatgttataatataaagtaactaatattagatttctaagggtgtattccgaaagttctattgaaaatagtctttttaatcATAAGGTTGGcagcactgtaactaactacgttgtgttccgtaatgtaagttgatTATCGTTTGCTCACGTTGGTTTGCAAAGATCAGCAAagaggttagtttaatttcttatactttaattatttataaaataattataatcatgtattattgattaaaatattatttactaaaaataattttgattttaaaataggaattcaAAAACACAAGACTTTCCAAAAACTGCATGAAAACTAACTGCAAAGTTTTCTAtctatttataatgtttataaacaattattggaGACATTGCACTGTAGTGGTGCTCATTGAACAGAGGATATCAGCATCGATGAAATATTTCTCAAGTTTGAACCAGATTTTGTTAAAGCATATTCTCCATATGCCAACTTCttcgaaaatataaaacaaatgttaGAGGAATGTAATCCAAATAAACAACGGTTTTacgtctatttaaaaaattgccacACAAAACCAAGGATGTAGACAAGATCAATGCCATATTATCGGTTTTCTTTAGCTTTcacttatatttttctaaaaaatggatttacttttatttgatgaattattttcaagttcaaGTGAAAGTTCTGACAGTgaagaagaaatattagatGTTATTTTTGAGAACAACGAAAATCATCAGTAGAATgcataggcggattctaactcggggatctcaggggggtgcggggaagggggggaatatttcgggtcgcgcggggggacctaactggcgataaggtcccgcgggtggaccaaaccgggtagaggagggagagagggggacTTAAAACgaggtcacacgtgtaaacctaaccggtagttctgcgtaatcaatgtttatataaacagagataacgattcgaggaccatgttcttggccgatgtttaaataaatttgacacctttgaaatgtgacgcgtggaggcaactggccatttaatgtaaacatggaccatgtacttgtcactctgtttatataaacattgattacgcagaaccatttccgatttcaaagtactgtcatacccacctcctcgcggtgtgatttattatgtttatgtaaacagagataacgattcgaggaccatgttcttgaccgacacctttgaaatgtgtcgcgtggaggcaactactgaccatttaatgtaaacatggaccatgtacctgtcactctgtttacataaacataataaatcacaccgcgaggaggtgtgtatgactgttctttgaaatcggaaatgtctgtcatcacgagggggataagcgatacgatggcgaaggggtgtgcgcggctatttccgcggggcccgccgccgccgccgccgccgccgccgccgccgccgccgccgcctccgccgCGTACGcagaggggatgcgcgctgtctaacgcggggtccgctggggcgatccgccgccgccaccgcgtgCATGGAAGGGATGCGCGCTTACGCATTCACTCTCTCCGTCCCTCGCTCGCTTActcgctcgctcgattttcCCGTACGCGGTAACGGGCatgcttgcgcgtttagtctcccccGCCACGCCTCGCTTGTTTCTTtcacgcgctcgctcgctcgctcgctcgctttttCCATCCACTCGCTTCTATAGCGCGTTCGCTCGTCGTATGCAACCCATCTCCCCACCCAGCACCCGCTACCGCCCTACCTCTATCCCTGTTttcacgataatttttttaatgagggGATTGAGGGAAAGGTGAATAAGTGAtaggagaaaaaaattggtacataaattaaaattcatatatgtattttgaaaaattttacacaaaaacagaaaaaaaatttttgtattaaaaaattctataataattttgttcaccAGATCTCCTCCTGGTAGACCCGCTCTCCGAATAATATTTGAAGGTCCCATTGATCCTCCAGGTCCCACTCGTTGCAGACCCACTCTCTTTCATTATACCACTGGTCCCACTGACGGTACCAGCGCCTATATTTCGCATCGGATATATTGATAAATCCTGCTATCTCAATTTGGTCTCGAGAAATGTTCTGAAACAAAAGcaggaaaaaacatttaatattacaattgtacacataaaatagtaatttaaaattgatataaataataaaacttacggGGCGGGGGCTGGTAATCCTTAATTCTAATAAGTGCCTTATCGGCACAACGAGTTGCTCCTCATTATGTACCATCaatctctgaaaaaaaatattaaaaatgtaaaaacatatgtatatattttttcaaaaatgtcagggttaaaaaagatgaaaagaactTACCGCATCCGCCGGATACGTAACTCGAATTACGTGAAAtaatctttccattttttcgaaaaactgaaTACTGTTTTTAGTCTTTTTCACAAGAAGACTGTCTcacgactgactgactgactctCTGACTGCAAGCAGAGGTCTATGCAGTTCCTCCTCTTCAAAAATCTACGTCATATAAACAACTGAAGTATCCCCGATTACTAAtgaaaacttttaaagaaagaaactcTTCTATAGTGCTCGCtcgctcaattttctcgtacatggtgaagcgtgtgcttgcgcgtttagtctcccccacctcgccacgcttgtttctttcgcgcgcctccttaatgtctactatctcgcatattatttactaagaaaataagaaacaatggataaggatagattttcaaatacattttaaagagttttttaaaatccttttttttattgttcatgtaatgcttcgttcacaatagtatcaatagcgtaagctattaattcacactcaatttgcgaactcttatcgtaaaatttgcgcaataattctgtcgcgtctggtttgttcatggcaaagttttgacgcaaaaatgttacaaaatgtttaaatttctcagtcgcagttgcaatgctttgatgcagcgtataatacatgtgctcgacacaatgttccaggttgaatataaataacatagttgcaggttttaggtaaatacaagcatcgtgcaacgataatttaacaatattttcatcgcgcaatttcacgagttgcacggtaaggtcatgaatcggtaacgatggtgcttctgttgactggacgaatcgctcgaaatccgcacgtttatctaacagagctctccacgttttataaggtagaacgatccggttgctgcgtgtatcgccgagcgatatctcaacagagcaggaaacagatccaacgttgatcgctacatcaatccatttgtaggaagttgatgttagcgcaaaccttctacccaaaatacgcggcgtataccgcgattccaaagacgtgctgaaaaaaacggagagataagtaaaacgtacaataaatgtataaaacgtaatttaaatataaagatacttacgatctctcgcacgcttcagtctggattggaacgtaatagtttgacattgtttataccgagagagagatgcgttgtctcagaaccgttcaaacgagcgactgattcaaaactgattataaattgcgacgtttgtaggaggattaaagcttctgcaattgtaaaggagtggggaatacttttcccctctatcaaacaatttcatcatcatcgtcatcgctcgaacgtgtcacgacacgttttcgcggtctgtcaacgttgtacatgaaacgtgaaacatgacgttcATGAAagatgacgtacatgaaacatgaaatatgaaaaaaacgttaatctaaacatgaaaaacgttaaactaaacgtgaaaaaacatgaaataacgttaaactaaacatgaaaaacgttaaactaaacgtgagaaacatgaaaaaaacgttggagaaacgtagatgtacatgaaacgtgaaacatgatgtacatgaaacatgacgtacatgaaacgtgaaacatgacatacacgAAACAtggcgtacatgaaacgtgaaacatgatgtacatgaaacgtgaaatatgacgtacatgaaacatgacgtacatgaaacgtgaaacatgacgtacatgaaacatgacgtacatgaaacatgacgtacatgaaacatgacgtacatgaaacgtaaaacatgacatacatgaaacatgacgtacatgaaacgtgaaacatgaaaaaaacgttaatctaaacatgaaaaacgttaaactaaacgtgagaaacatgaaaaaaacgttggagaaacgtagatgtaatggagggggaaaaaaaaaatgtatctcgtatattacatatgtttatttttgcaattgtgtccaccaattgtaaagtttgaatacattttgtaaagcacaatgtttattcgtacggtgttgcccacattgaaaagtattagcatcatctatattattcaaattatccacgtcttcgtaatccacatccaggctctcgatgtatgcgtattctcgccgattgtccagaagtaattctcccagccattctcgtttctcatgtcctttgacatatacaatctccttgtcgtcaggattttcagcacccagtactgcagttgtaatcacttgtctcgctttccggtacggaaccaccccgtcggtgccccatcttagcccatgatgcatggcagtgagccaggaggcgcaaaatctttcggatttcatcagacaatcccatggctgggggct is part of the Solenopsis invicta isolate M01_SB unplaced genomic scaffold, UNIL_Sinv_3.0 scaffold_664, whole genome shotgun sequence genome and encodes:
- the LOC113006092 gene encoding uncharacterized protein LOC113006092, which codes for MERLFHVIRVTYPADARLMVHNEEQLVVPIRHLLELRITSPRPVSFIIYINFKLLFYVYNCNIKCFFLLLFQNISRDQIEIAGFINISDAKYRRWYRQWDQWYNEREWVCNEWDLEDQWDLQILFGERVYQEEIW